One window of Pseudobacteriovorax antillogorgiicola genomic DNA carries:
- a CDS encoding nicotinate phosphoribosyltransferase, whose translation MNLLDNLILKSDSYKFSHFKQYPKGTQYVYSYFESRGGAFNHTMFAGLQYILKRYLLGKVVTKEKIDQAEKVIAAHMGEENFNRKGWEYILETYDGRLPLEIKAVPEGLIIDGKNVLMTVVNTDPEVPWLTNFVETILTHVWAPTTVATQSLAFKRVIAYYLQETSDPLAVAGLEFKLHDFGYRGVSSDESAAILGAAHLFNFLGSDTMAAISLLSDYYGADEMPAFSIPASEHSTITSWGRKGELKAMENMLDQYPTGLVACVSDSFDIFKACSEYWGDALKEKVLSRDGTLVIRPDSGDPVDVVIKCLDILTNKFGYQTTAKGYKLLPPQLRLIQGDGVDLETCKQILKRMTECGYAADNIAFGSGGALLQKLNRDTLKFAFKCSSVTIDGSEIDVYKEPVTATFKKSKRGRFKLVYGVDGNLETVDSNDQRDDVLRTVFKDGELLVDDCIAKIRRRSMDAL comes from the coding sequence ATGAACCTACTAGACAACCTCATCCTAAAATCCGATAGCTACAAATTTTCTCACTTCAAGCAATACCCAAAAGGAACCCAATATGTTTATAGCTACTTCGAGTCTCGCGGAGGAGCGTTTAATCACACGATGTTTGCTGGACTTCAGTATATTTTAAAGCGTTACCTCTTAGGAAAAGTTGTAACAAAAGAAAAAATCGACCAAGCTGAAAAAGTTATTGCTGCTCACATGGGTGAGGAAAACTTCAATAGGAAGGGTTGGGAGTACATCCTAGAGACCTATGATGGACGACTTCCCCTAGAAATCAAAGCCGTTCCAGAAGGTCTTATTATCGATGGAAAAAACGTTTTGATGACTGTCGTCAATACCGATCCAGAAGTGCCTTGGCTCACGAATTTTGTAGAAACAATCCTAACCCATGTTTGGGCGCCAACAACTGTTGCGACTCAGTCTCTAGCGTTCAAAAGGGTTATCGCCTACTACCTCCAAGAAACCAGCGATCCTCTAGCAGTTGCGGGCCTAGAATTTAAACTCCATGATTTTGGCTATCGGGGCGTATCTTCTGATGAATCTGCTGCAATCCTCGGTGCTGCTCACCTTTTTAATTTTCTAGGTAGCGACACCATGGCGGCAATTAGCTTGCTTTCAGACTACTACGGCGCGGATGAAATGCCTGCCTTTTCAATACCTGCTAGTGAGCATTCAACAATCACTAGTTGGGGTCGCAAAGGTGAGCTAAAGGCAATGGAGAACATGTTGGACCAATATCCAACAGGACTTGTAGCCTGTGTTTCAGATAGTTTCGATATTTTTAAAGCATGCTCTGAATATTGGGGGGATGCACTTAAAGAAAAAGTTCTATCACGAGATGGAACCCTTGTCATTAGGCCTGACTCAGGCGACCCGGTAGATGTGGTCATTAAGTGCCTTGATATCTTGACTAATAAGTTTGGCTACCAGACAACTGCCAAAGGATACAAGCTGCTTCCACCTCAGCTTAGGCTAATCCAAGGTGATGGTGTTGATCTTGAGACTTGCAAGCAGATTCTGAAGCGAATGACTGAGTGTGGATATGCAGCCGATAATATTGCCTTTGGAAGCGGTGGAGCCTTACTTCAGAAGCTCAATCGGGACACCCTAAAGTTTGCATTTAAATGCTCTTCTGTAACCATTGATGGTTCTGAGATCGATGTATATAAGGAACCTGTAACTGCTACATTCAAAAAGTCCAAGCGAGGGCGATTCAAACTAGTTTATGGAGTTGATGGCAATTTGGAGACCGTGGACTCTAATGATCAGAGAGATGATGTACTTCGAACGGTGTTTAAAGATGGCGAACTTCTAGTCGACGATTGCATTGCTAAGATAAGAAGACGGAGTATGGATGCTCTTTGA